From Miscanthus floridulus cultivar M001 chromosome 15, ASM1932011v1, whole genome shotgun sequence, the proteins below share one genomic window:
- the LOC136508950 gene encoding L-type lectin-domain containing receptor kinase IX.1-like, whose amino-acid sequence MLLSIHVPGAGSLSFNLSFSHPQSPANLRELLNCTSDATIEDTEGLHLTKDIMWSVGRAQYVEAMRLWDRPSGEMASFTTTFHFNIIPVGSGLSGDGLAFFLVPPESGKPAGDSRGGALGILPRESKSWNDTAGIIAVEFDTFLNPEYDDISDGHIGIDVNSLNSTASTNITSQNNNLKSNFTKMAIVWYNNITKLLVADLNINNTWYNVNKTIDLRKYLPEYVTVGFSAATGSYAELHQILSWSFTSTLQEPPAPAPALLPLTPHSIQNPKKRSVGILIIAVLVPLLFLLACAAVLAFLVRQQKRKRRRSLGGRGVPPNGSSDDDNDYQEQDDSRAELERGVAASGPRRYTYRELAAATNNFADDGKLGRGGFGSVYRGKLAVAGEERPVTIKMLSSESSAQGRMQFEAEVRIISRLKHRNLVQLLGWCDSRHGLLLVYELVAQGSLDKHLHSSDSESFLTWPERYQIILGLGSALRYLHQEWEQCVVHGDIKPSNIMLDESLSTRLGDFGLARLSDHGARWQTTRAVMGTAGYIDPEFVNTHHPSTYSDVYSFGIVLLEIVSGRCPVILLEGSTHFVLVKWIWGLYGRNAILDAADERLRAAGDEAGDRCMERVLVVGLWCAHPDQSERPSIEQAMHVLQSEDVRLPELTPQMYRTVSEFAVTGRAIGALSVQRSSSATTTTGGHSKLSSESASSALLRDSKELA is encoded by the exons ATGCTACTGTCCATCCATGTCCCGGGGGCTGGCTCGCTGTCCTTCAACCTCAGCTTCTCCCATCCACAAAGCCCTGCTAACCTCCGTGAATTGCTAAACTGCACCAGCGATGCGACCATCGAGGATACGGAAGGGCTTCACCTGACAAAAGACATCATGTGGAGCGTCGGCCGGGCTCAATACGTGGAAGCAATGCGGCTATGGGACAGACCTAGTGGCGAGATGGCCAGCTTCACCACCACCTTCCACTTCAACATAATCCCCGTTGGCAGTGGTTTGAGTGGTGACGGGCTGGCCTTCTTCCTCGTCCCTCCCGAGTCTGGTAAGCCTGCCGGCGACAGCAGAGGGGGCGCCTTGGGCATCCTCCCTAGGGAATCCAAGTCCTGGAATGATACCGCCGGTATCAtcgcggtggagtttgacacctTTCTGAATCCGGAATACGACGATATAAGCGACGGCCATATCGGAATCGACGTCAACTCCCTCAACTCCACGGCATCCACCAACATCACGTCGCAGAACAATAACCTCAAGTCCAATTTCACCAAGATGGCCATCGTCTGGTACAACAATATCACCAAGTTGCTAGTTGCTgatctcaacatcaacaacacatGGTACAATGTCAACAAAACTATCGATCTGCGCAAATACCTGCCAGAGTATGTCACCGTGGGCTTCTCAGCGGCGACTGGCAGCTACGCCGAGCTGCACCAGATACTATCATGGTCATTCACATCCACCCTGCAGGAACCACCAGCGCCGGCACCAGCCCTGCTGCCTCTGACACCTCACAGCATCCAGAATCCCAAGAAGAGATCAGTAGGAATCCTGATAATCGCGGTGCTAGTGCCTCTGCTATTTCTCTTGGCATGTGCAGCCGTTCTGGCCTTTCTAGTACGGCAGCAGAAACGCAAAAGAAGAAGATCGTTGGGAGGAAGAGGAGTACCACCAAATGGAAGCAGCGACGACGACAACGATTACCAAGAACAAGACGACAGCAGGGCCGAGCTCGAGAGAGGAGTGGCTGCCAGCGGCCCTAGGCGGTATACGTACCGCGAGCTGGCGGCCGCCACCAACAACTTTGCCGATGATGGCAAGCTCGGTCGCGGTGGCTTTGGAAGTGTCTATAGGGGTAAGCTCGCTGTTGCCGGCGAAGAGCGCCCGGTGACCATCAAGATGTTATCATCGGAGTCGTCGGCGCAAGGGAGGATGCAGTTTGAGGCGGAGGTgaggatcatcagccggctcaagCATCGCAACCTCGTGCAGCTCCTGGGCTGGTGCGACAGCCGCCACGGCCTCCTGCTTGTCTACGAGCTGGTAGCACAAGGCAGCCTCGACAAGCATCTCCACAGCAGCGACAGCGAGAGCTTTCTGACGTGGCCAGAAAG GTACCAGATCATCCTTGGTTTGGGATCCGCGCTGCGGTATCTCCATCAGGAGTGGGAGCAGTGTGTGGTGCACGGCGACATCAAACCCAGCAACATCATGCTAGACGAGTCCCTCAGCACCAGGCTTGGCGACTTTGGCCTGGCCAGGCTCAGTGACCACGGCGCGCGGTGGCAAACCACCAGGGCCGTGATGGGCACGGCGGGATACATCGACCCGGAGTTCGTCAACACGCACCACCCGAGCACCTACTCCGACGTCTACAGCTTCGGCATCGTCCTCCTCGAGATTGTCTCCGGCCGGTGCCCCGTCATCCTGCTGGAAGGCAGCACACACTTCGTCCTGGTCAAGTGGATATGGGGCCTGTACGGCCGGAATGCGATCCTTGACGCGGCAGATGAGCGGCTGAGGGCCGCCGGCGACGAGGCCGGTGACAGGTGCATGGAGAGGGTGCTCGTCGTCGGGCTCTGGTGCGCGCACCCTGACCAGAGCGAGCGGCCGTCCATCGAGCAGGCCATGCACGTCTTGCAGTCAGAGGATGTCAGGCTTCCAGAGCTCACGCCTCAGATGTACAGGACGGTGTCGGAGTTCGCCGTCACTGGACGTGCTATCGGTGCCTTGTCCGTTCAGAGATCCTCTTCCGCGACCACAACAACTGGTGGCCACTCCAAGCTCTCTTCCGAGTCAGCATCCTCTGCCTTGCTCCGAGATTCAAAAGAGTTGGCTTGA